A window of Christiangramia forsetii KT0803 contains these coding sequences:
- a CDS encoding DUF1206 domain-containing protein produces MSKRKNFARFGMAAKGAVYCLIGVLTALAAFGQGGEKSGSKGALQYLAEQSYGQILLVIMGIGLLGYLFWRMYQVFANPNEFEDNLKGYGKRIGYFISGLIYGGLAFYSLKLAFGSGSSSGSGGMMGGIMSGSNGDTIAIIIGVGIAIKAIYDLYRAYSNKFREEVEEAGMSRKEQKLLINAGKFGHTARGAVLGLMAYLTLKSGLSSGSSVKTQTDAFSYIQAEFGSIVLGIVAIGLAGYGVYMLIKAKYPSISVASSN; encoded by the coding sequence ATGAGTAAAAGAAAAAATTTCGCACGCTTTGGAATGGCTGCAAAAGGGGCAGTATATTGTTTAATTGGGGTTTTAACCGCTCTGGCCGCCTTTGGACAGGGAGGAGAAAAATCTGGTAGCAAAGGTGCCTTACAATATCTTGCAGAACAATCTTATGGCCAAATTTTATTGGTTATTATGGGAATTGGTTTATTAGGTTATCTTTTCTGGAGAATGTATCAGGTTTTTGCCAATCCTAATGAATTTGAAGATAATTTGAAAGGTTACGGTAAACGTATAGGATATTTTATTAGTGGACTTATCTACGGTGGTCTGGCCTTTTATTCTTTAAAATTAGCTTTTGGAAGCGGTTCTTCCAGTGGTTCAGGTGGAATGATGGGAGGAATAATGTCTGGTTCCAATGGAGATACCATAGCCATTATTATTGGTGTTGGAATTGCAATCAAAGCAATTTATGATCTTTACCGTGCATATTCGAATAAATTTAGAGAAGAAGTGGAAGAAGCAGGTATGAGCCGAAAGGAACAGAAATTACTTATCAATGCAGGAAAATTTGGGCATACTGCCAGAGGTGCTGTTCTTGGATTAATGGCGTATTTAACCTTGAAATCTGGCCTTTCCAGTGGGAGTAGTGTAAAAACTCAAACAGATGCGTTTAGTTATATACAAGCTGAATTTGGATCTATTGTCTTAGGAATAGTGGCTATAGGTCTTGCCGGTTATGGTGTTTATATGCTTATTAAAGCAAAGTACCCTTCTATATCTGTTGCAAGTAGCAATTAA
- a CDS encoding response regulator, with translation MRKVLVIEDDRVIREMLRLILEFNKYKVFVSEKAKDVLNIVHQKKIDVILLDHFLFGISGIEVCKELKGNESTSRIPILMMSALPEVEENCLQAGASAFLEKPFEKNILLSKIEKILNSALA, from the coding sequence ATGCGTAAAGTTTTAGTGATTGAGGATGATCGGGTGATAAGGGAAATGCTAAGACTAATACTAGAATTTAATAAATATAAAGTATTTGTGTCTGAAAAAGCGAAAGATGTCTTAAACATAGTTCATCAAAAGAAAATTGATGTGATACTTCTGGATCATTTTCTTTTTGGGATTAGTGGTATAGAGGTGTGTAAAGAATTAAAGGGAAACGAATCTACCAGTAGAATTCCTATTCTAATGATGTCTGCTCTTCCTGAAGTTGAAGAGAATTGTTTACAAGCGGGGGCGTCGGCTTTCCTTGAAAAACCTTTTGAGAAAAATATATTGCTTTCAAAAATTGAAAAGATTTTAAATTCAGCGCTCGCTTAA
- a CDS encoding dodecin family protein, which produces MSIIKVIEVLATSDESFEAATKKAVSEAAKTVKNIKSVYVKDMNAKVENGNLVSYGVTAKISFTIG; this is translated from the coding sequence ATGAGTATTATAAAAGTGATTGAAGTTCTTGCAACTTCTGATGAGAGTTTTGAAGCTGCTACTAAAAAGGCAGTAAGTGAGGCGGCTAAAACGGTTAAAAATATTAAATCTGTTTATGTTAAAGATATGAACGCAAAAGTGGAGAATGGAAATCTCGTATCTTATGGGGTAACTGCTAAAATATCCTTTACAATAGGATAA
- a CDS encoding chemotaxis protein CheB, with translation MKQDNQPNQTNKPKETSKQFCVVGIGASAGGLEAFNTFIEALPEDSGMAFILVQHLDPEHQSQLPEILQRNTKIPVKEIRDKMEVKPNHIYVIPSNKTLSFQNKEMVLKARDKRNDLSPYQPINSFLTSLAKIYGSYAIGVILSGTGSDGTKGLKAIKDHGGITFAQDKKSAAYPAMPENAAEADVVDFIMSPGKIPGKILDVAKTINKVEFNTHQGEELISDQDSEIKKKTTKDAKKPVKKEKESSSSKKESEIFQQILALLRIRKEIDFTYYKQTTIRRRILRRVALTNKQTLTEYLQYLRNTAKEQDLLYQDLLIPVTNFFRDQEIFKNLSSSVFPKILENKNTDKTIRVWIAGCSTGEEVYSIAISLLEYLKSQKEGTQNYKIQIFGTDINEIAISKARRGIYKANEVEGISNEILETYFTKTDGSYHVHKDLRELCVFSLHNFLKDPPFGKMDFMSCRNVLIYLQPYLQKKALINFHYALNPGGLLLLGKSETISSASEFFTVAERDDKLFSRKDKTSRYKPSPSNAPSEEDLESHSEPPSENKKTNFQKSADDLILRKYSPSGVVVNEAMDIVYFRGNTSKFLEQYSGKPTHNLLKMAKMGLSFELRNILHKVKKELTDEMSNNPSVIKKNIPVETNGQQFIVSLEAMLLPNLVEPYYLILFHDDGFELEASQTIKSTENSKDARIHQLEQELSHAREDMRSITEDQEATNEELQSANEELQSSKEELQSLNEELETSKEELQSTNEELITLNDELVNNNKRLTVSKNYSQDIVSTLREPLVVLDKSLNVKSANAAFYKKFHLDESEIEGKAIFDLENKGWNIPELKNLLREILPKHSSFYDHEITHDFPGLGQRTMLLNGREIIREEGGEKLILLVFGDITDKRLIEKNLEKSEIKFKLLVDSISQLIWISNAEGNIEFFNPQWQHYTGINSGESIKDGMWEEAIHPDDLKEFKDQFNKCIDTGKSFTKETRLELKEGNYNWYLAKAMPYYNPDGEIMKWFGSFTNIEVQKQAEATLRKSEEHFRQLAELIPDKITKANAEGEVTYYNQSWLNYTGLTRDELKETSLNGFLHPKEKWEIKKKWKKSVDSGDAFEMEIQILNKSGDYCWHLVRSIPVKDEKEQIKFWIGTTTEIQKLKEEEKRKEDFLKMVSHELKTPVTSIKGYTQLLLDMLMASTEINLDSIPLKPSLERIDSQVSRLTRLIAEILDLSRIEGDKMVLHKKAFNLNDLIDESIQDIKYSSRESNIDIDHEGSFEVCGDMDRIGQVLINFITNAIKYSPDDKNIEVRVFESGNNKVSVSVKDHGIGIDQKHLKNIFKRFYRVSQKNDETYSGFGIGLFLAKEIIERHRGNVAVKSNKGEGSEFIFTIPTITKSKSTKK, from the coding sequence ATGAAACAAGACAACCAACCAAACCAGACCAATAAACCTAAAGAAACGTCCAAACAATTCTGCGTCGTGGGCATTGGTGCCTCTGCCGGTGGCCTGGAGGCTTTTAATACTTTTATCGAAGCCCTGCCTGAAGATTCTGGGATGGCGTTCATACTTGTACAACACCTGGATCCTGAACATCAAAGCCAGTTGCCTGAAATTTTACAAAGGAATACGAAAATTCCGGTAAAAGAGATCAGGGACAAGATGGAGGTAAAACCCAACCATATTTATGTGATCCCAAGTAATAAAACTTTAAGCTTTCAGAATAAGGAGATGGTTTTAAAGGCTCGTGATAAACGCAACGACCTTTCTCCTTACCAGCCCATTAATTCGTTTCTCACTTCGCTTGCAAAGATATATGGCTCCTATGCTATTGGTGTAATCCTATCTGGCACAGGTTCTGACGGAACGAAAGGTTTAAAAGCTATAAAAGATCATGGAGGAATAACTTTTGCCCAAGATAAAAAATCTGCAGCCTACCCGGCGATGCCTGAAAATGCTGCGGAAGCAGATGTGGTAGATTTTATAATGTCCCCAGGTAAAATTCCCGGTAAAATCCTGGATGTTGCAAAAACTATCAATAAAGTTGAATTTAATACTCACCAGGGAGAAGAGTTGATTTCGGATCAGGATTCAGAAATAAAAAAGAAGACCACAAAGGATGCGAAGAAGCCGGTTAAGAAAGAAAAAGAGTCTTCCAGTAGTAAAAAAGAATCAGAAATATTTCAGCAAATACTGGCATTATTACGAATACGAAAAGAAATAGACTTTACCTATTATAAGCAAACAACCATCCGCAGAAGAATTCTGCGTAGAGTAGCTTTGACCAATAAGCAAACTCTTACAGAATATCTTCAGTATCTAAGAAATACTGCCAAAGAGCAGGATTTATTATACCAGGATTTACTAATTCCGGTGACTAATTTTTTCAGGGATCAGGAAATTTTTAAAAACCTGTCCAGCAGTGTTTTTCCGAAGATCTTAGAGAATAAAAATACAGATAAAACTATAAGAGTCTGGATTGCGGGTTGTAGTACCGGGGAAGAGGTGTATAGCATTGCGATCTCTCTTTTGGAATACTTAAAAAGCCAAAAAGAAGGAACACAAAATTATAAAATTCAAATATTCGGGACAGATATTAATGAAATTGCCATTTCTAAAGCACGAAGAGGAATTTATAAAGCGAATGAAGTTGAAGGGATTTCCAATGAAATACTTGAAACTTATTTCACTAAAACCGATGGCAGCTATCATGTACATAAAGATTTAAGAGAACTATGCGTATTCTCCCTGCACAATTTTTTAAAAGATCCACCCTTTGGGAAAATGGATTTTATGAGTTGTAGGAATGTTTTAATTTATCTGCAACCGTACCTTCAAAAGAAAGCCCTTATTAATTTTCACTATGCCCTAAATCCGGGCGGATTATTATTACTAGGGAAATCCGAGACCATTAGTAGCGCTTCAGAATTCTTTACAGTGGCCGAAAGGGATGATAAATTATTTTCTAGAAAAGATAAAACAAGTAGGTACAAGCCGTCACCAAGTAATGCGCCATCTGAGGAAGATTTGGAATCTCATAGCGAACCACCTTCTGAAAATAAAAAAACTAATTTTCAAAAGTCTGCAGATGATCTTATCCTGAGAAAATACAGTCCTTCCGGAGTAGTTGTAAATGAAGCTATGGATATTGTTTATTTTAGAGGCAATACCAGTAAATTCCTGGAACAATATTCCGGAAAGCCAACTCATAATCTGCTGAAAATGGCAAAAATGGGATTGTCTTTTGAGTTAAGGAATATCCTGCATAAAGTAAAAAAAGAATTAACCGATGAGATGAGTAACAATCCATCAGTTATCAAAAAAAATATTCCGGTAGAGACCAATGGCCAGCAATTTATTGTTTCTCTAGAAGCGATGCTTTTGCCTAATCTGGTAGAGCCTTATTACTTAATTCTTTTTCATGACGATGGTTTTGAACTGGAAGCAAGCCAGACCATAAAATCTACTGAAAACTCTAAAGACGCCCGTATTCACCAGCTGGAGCAGGAACTTTCCCATGCCCGCGAAGATATGCGGAGTATAACCGAAGACCAGGAAGCAACAAACGAGGAATTACAAAGTGCCAATGAAGAGTTGCAAAGTAGTAAAGAAGAATTGCAAAGTTTAAATGAAGAATTAGAAACCAGTAAAGAGGAACTGCAGAGTACCAATGAAGAATTGATTACATTAAATGATGAGCTGGTAAATAATAACAAGCGATTAACGGTCTCTAAAAATTATTCCCAAGATATCGTTTCAACCCTTAGAGAACCACTGGTAGTATTGGACAAAAGCTTGAATGTAAAATCGGCAAATGCTGCATTTTATAAAAAGTTCCACTTAGATGAATCTGAGATTGAAGGTAAAGCAATATTTGATCTGGAAAATAAAGGATGGAATATTCCGGAATTAAAGAATTTACTAAGAGAAATTCTTCCGAAGCATTCCAGTTTTTACGATCATGAGATCACCCATGATTTTCCGGGACTTGGCCAGCGGACCATGTTGCTTAATGGACGGGAAATTATCAGAGAAGAAGGTGGTGAAAAGTTGATATTATTGGTATTTGGTGATATTACTGATAAAAGATTGATCGAAAAGAACCTTGAAAAAAGTGAAATTAAATTCAAATTACTAGTAGATTCAATTTCCCAGTTAATCTGGATTTCAAACGCAGAAGGAAATATCGAGTTTTTTAATCCGCAATGGCAACATTATACGGGTATCAATTCCGGAGAATCTATTAAAGATGGGATGTGGGAAGAAGCAATTCATCCAGATGACCTTAAAGAATTTAAAGATCAATTTAATAAATGTATAGATACCGGTAAATCGTTTACCAAAGAAACAAGGCTGGAATTGAAAGAGGGAAATTATAACTGGTACCTGGCCAAAGCCATGCCTTACTATAATCCTGATGGGGAAATTATGAAGTGGTTTGGTTCTTTTACAAATATTGAAGTTCAAAAACAGGCTGAAGCGACTTTAAGAAAGAGTGAGGAACATTTTAGGCAACTGGCAGAGCTTATTCCAGATAAAATTACCAAAGCAAATGCCGAAGGAGAGGTAACATATTATAACCAAAGCTGGCTAAATTATACGGGCTTAACTCGTGATGAATTAAAAGAAACGAGCTTAAATGGATTCCTTCATCCTAAAGAAAAATGGGAGATAAAGAAAAAATGGAAAAAATCTGTAGATTCTGGTGATGCATTTGAAATGGAAATTCAAATCTTAAATAAAAGTGGAGATTATTGCTGGCACCTGGTTCGTTCTATTCCGGTAAAAGACGAAAAAGAACAGATAAAATTCTGGATAGGTACAACTACAGAAATACAGAAACTAAAGGAAGAAGAAAAGAGAAAGGAAGATTTCTTAAAAATGGTAAGCCATGAACTTAAGACGCCGGTTACTTCAATTAAGGGATACACCCAGTTACTGTTGGATATGTTAATGGCCAGTACCGAAATTAATTTAGATTCTATTCCCTTAAAACCTTCTTTAGAAAGAATAGACAGCCAGGTGTCTCGTTTGACCCGGCTTATTGCAGAAATACTTGATTTATCTCGTATTGAAGGTGATAAGATGGTACTACATAAAAAAGCTTTTAATCTAAATGATCTGATTGATGAATCTATCCAGGATATTAAATACTCCAGCAGAGAATCTAATATAGATATAGATCACGAGGGTAGTTTTGAGGTGTGTGGCGATATGGATAGGATTGGCCAGGTACTCATTAATTTTATTACCAATGCGATTAAGTATTCACCCGATGATAAGAATATAGAAGTACGTGTTTTTGAGTCTGGTAATAACAAAGTTTCTGTAAGTGTGAAGGATCATGGTATTGGGATTGACCAAAAGCATCTAAAGAACATCTTTAAAAGATTTTATCGTGTAAGTCAAAAAAATGATGAAACCTATTCTGGTTTTGGTATTGGTTTATTTCTGGCAAAGGAAATAATTGAACGACACCGTGGAAATGTAGCTGTGAAAAGCAATAAAGGCGAAGGCTCTGAATTTATATTTACTATACCAACGATAACTAAAAGTAAATCAACAAAAAAGTGA
- a CDS encoding response regulator: MYKILIVEDDHNLGLMIKDILEFKGYDIILSKKPEVTIDILTDEDIDMVLMDKLMSGIDGTDICTQIRKTEEVYNTPILMMSALPDVEEECKAAGATDFIYKPFEIKLLQEKVKNILEISKDIPQS, translated from the coding sequence ATGTATAAAATACTTATTGTAGAAGATGATCATAACCTTGGCCTTATGATAAAGGATATACTCGAATTTAAAGGTTATGATATTATACTCTCTAAAAAGCCGGAAGTGACAATTGATATACTTACAGATGAAGATATTGATATGGTATTAATGGATAAGCTAATGTCTGGTATAGATGGGACAGATATATGTACTCAAATCAGAAAAACCGAAGAGGTTTACAATACTCCTATTCTCATGATGTCTGCACTTCCAGATGTTGAAGAAGAGTGTAAGGCTGCGGGAGCTACAGATTTTATTTATAAACCTTTTGAAATTAAATTATTACAGGAGAAAGTAAAAAACATCCTGGAAATAAGTAAGGATATTCCTCAAAGCTAA